Genomic DNA from Carnobacteriaceae bacterium zg-C25:
CGGAAATAATATAACAATAATTCTCTTAAACTGACTTTAGATGGGTCGTATTGAATATGTACTGTTTCAGCGTGATCTGTTTGAGAAATCAAATGATAATTTGTTGTATCACTTTTACCATTAGCATATCCTGATGTGACATCAATGACACCATTGATTCGTGAAAAATATTCTTCTAATCCCCAGAAACAGCCCCCTGCTAAATAAAGATCTTTCAACATACTTTTATCCACGTTCCCTTCTCCTTGCGGCATTTGTTTACTTTGTGCAGAAACTTGTTCTTTTACTGTATTTTCAATAGATTGCGTATCGTTATTTTTTGAAATGACATAGCGTTGGAAGAACAACAGACCGAAAATAACGATAACTATTCCAATAAGGACGCCTTTTTTCATCGTACACCTCTATTTAACTGTTTTCATAAATTCTTTAATGTCATTTGCTGACATGTATCCGATTTGTTGTTTTACAAGCGTACCGTCTGAACCGATAAATAATGCACTTGGGTAGCCTACAATACCTAATTTTTTGAAATATTCTCCATTTTCATCAAATAAAACTGGTAAATCTGTAAAGGTTGTTCCATTAAACCATTTCAAGAAATCTTCTTTTGATTTTTCATTGTGATAATTTGGCGCAACGATTGTCAATACAACAAAATCTTTTTCATTTTTGGCTAATTCTTGTGTTTCTGGTAATGTTGATAAACAGATAGAACACCAAGATGCCCATGCTTTAATAAATACTTTTTTACCTTTGTATTCATCTAATGTATGTACTTTACCGTTAACATCCATCAGTTTGAAGTTTGGTGCCATTTCACCTTGATTTTTCATCATGTCATCTTTTTTATCGCCCATTTTTTTGTCGTCCATCATTTTGTCATCTTTTTTGTCGTCCATCATTTTATCGTCTTTTTTATCATTCATCATTTTATCATCTTTTTTATCGTTCATTTTTTTGTCATCCATTTTGCCATCTTTCATCATGGATGAACTTGCCGCTTTATTGTCATCTTTCATAGCGGCTTGTCCGCAACCTACTAATACACACGCTGTTGTTAATACACCTAAACTTTTAATATATTTATTCATCTTATTTTTCTCCCTTATTTTGTATAATTTATAGTTTAATTAGTGAAAAAGTGTTGATAAAAAGTTTGCTTGTCCAAAGATTAATAATAATCCCATTAAA
This window encodes:
- a CDS encoding redoxin family protein yields the protein MNKYIKSLGVLTTACVLVGCGQAAMKDDNKAASSSMMKDGKMDDKKMNDKKDDKMMNDKKDDKMMDDKKDDKMMDDKKMGDKKDDMMKNQGEMAPNFKLMDVNGKVHTLDEYKGKKVFIKAWASWCSICLSTLPETQELAKNEKDFVVLTIVAPNYHNEKSKEDFLKWFNGTTFTDLPVLFDENGEYFKKLGIVGYPSALFIGSDGTLVKQQIGYMSANDIKEFMKTVK